DNA sequence from the Ramlibacter agri genome:
CGAGTTCCAGATGGACAACCAGGGCTACGTGGTCACCAACCAGGGCCTGCGCCTGCAAGGCTACGCGGTCGACGCCACCGGCAAGACCAACGGCACCACGGGTGACATCCAGCTGCCCACCCAGGGCATTGCGCCCAAAGTGAGTTCGACCGCCTCGGTGGCGCTGAACCTCGACGGCCGCACCGCCGCGCCCACGGCAACGACGCCGGCATTCGCTATGGCCGACACCAGCTCTTACACCTCGTCGACGGCGATGAACGTGTACGACCAGCAAGGCAACGAGCACGTGCTGTCGCTGTACTTCCGCCGCACGGCCACCGACAACCAGTGGGAGGTCTACACCGCGCTGGACGGCGCGGGCGTGCCCGCTGCCGCCGCCGGTGCGACGCAGCAGCCCGCGGGCCAGCTGACCTTCGGCGCCGACGGCAAGATCGACACGACGCAATCGGGCACGCTGTCTGGCGGCACGCTCACCGCCGGCGACCTCGGCCTGAACCTGCCCTTCCCCACGTCCACGCTGCCGGTGGCCGGCGCCGCCTCCACCACCAGCGCACCGCTGGCGCTGGGCTTCGGCGACAGTACGCAGTTCGGCAGCGCCTTCGGCGTCACCGCGGTGTCGCAGGACGGCTATGCGGCCGGCCAGCTGAGCGGCTTCGCCGTGGACAGCAACGGCATGGTGCAGGCCCGCTACTCCAACGGCAAGACGCTGCCCGCCGCGCAGGTCGCGCTGGCCGACTTCCGCAACGAGCAGGGCCTGGCGCCGGTCGGCGGCAACCTGTGGAAGGCCACGCCAGCCTCGGGCCAGGCTGCGATCAGCGCGCCCGGCTCCGCCAACCTCGGCGTGCTGCAGGGCGGCGCGGTGGAGGAATCCAACGTCGACCTCACGCAGCAGCTGGTGGACATGATCACCGCGCAGCGCGCCTACCAGGCCAACGCGCAGACCATCAAGACCGAAGACCAGATGATGCAGACGCTGGTCAACCTGCGCTGATCGGTAGCCCGTGGACCGCCTGATCTACACCGCCGCGTCGGGTGCCCGTGCGTTGATGCAGCGCCAGGACGCGCTGACCAACAACCTGGCCAACGCCAACACCACCGGCTTCCGCGCCGACCAGGCCGTGTTCCGCGCGGTGCCGGTGCGCGGCGACGGCGTGCCGACGCGCGTGGCGGCGGTGGAAGCGACGGCGGGCTTCGACGATGCGTCCGGCGCGCTCGAAACCACGGGCCGTCCGCTCGACGTCGCGATCCAGGGCAAGGGCTGGCTCGCCGTGCAGGCGCCCGATGGCACCGAGGCCTACACCCGCAGCGGCTCGCTGCAGGTCAGCCCCGACGGCCAGCTGGTCACTGCCTCCGGCCTGCCCTTGCAAGGCGAAGGCGGCCCGCTGACCGTGCCGCCCGGCGCGGCGGTCAGCATCACGCGTGACGGCACCGTGTCCGCGCAACCGGCCACCGGCCCGGCCCAGACCGTGGGCAAGCTGAAGCTGGTGAACCCGCAGGCCTCCGAGCTGCGCAAGGGCGAAGACGGCCTGCTGCGCATGGCCACCGGCGAGGACGCCGCTGCCGACGACCAGGTGCGGCTCACGCCCGGCGCGCTGGAAGGCAGCAACGTCAACGTCGTCGAATCGATGGTGGGGATGATCGCCGCCTCGCGCCAGTACGAAACCCAGATGAAGCTCTTGCAGAACGCGGAGCAGAACGACCAGCGCGCGGCACAACTGCTCGCGCCGGCCCGCTAAGGACTTACCGCCATGTTGCGTTCCCTTTCTATCGCCAAGACCGGCCTCGAAGCGCAGCAGACGCAGCTGGACGCCATCACGCACAACCTCGCCAACGTCGGCACCAACGGCTACAAGCGCAGCCGCGCCGTGTTCGAGGACCTGATGTACCAGAACATCCGGCAGGCCGGCGGCCCGTCGACGGCGGAGACGCAGCTGCCCACGGGCCTGCAGCTGGGAAGCGGCGTGCGCACCGTGGCCACTTCGCGCAACTTCACGCAGGGCAGCCTGTCGCAGACCGGCAACCAGCTGGACCTGGCCATCAACGGCCAGGGCTTCTTCCAGGTGCAGATGCCCGATGGCAGCACGGCCTACACGCGCGACGGCTCCTTCCAGCTCGATGCGCAAGGCCAGATCGTCACCAACGCCGGCTATACGCTGAACCCCGGCATCACCGTGCCGGCCAACGCGCAGAGCATCACCATCGGCAAGGACGGCATCGTGTCCGTCACCATGCCCAGCCAGGCCGCGCCGCAGCAGGTGGGCCAGCTGCAGCTGGTGAACTTCATGAACCCCGCGGGCCTGGACCCGCGTGGCGGCAACCTGTTTGCCGAGACCGCCGCTTCCGGCACGCCGCAATCCGGCAACCCCGGCGCCAACGGCCTGGGCGCCCTCAACCAGGGCATGGTGGAGAGCTCCAACGTCAACGTGGTCGAAGAGCTCGTCGCCATGATCCAGACGCAGCGCTCCTACGAAATCAACTCCAAGGCGATCCAGACTTCCGACCAGATGCTGCAGCGCCTGACCCAACTCTGAAGACTCGCCATGAAGTACCTGCCCCTCCTCACCGCGCTGGCCCTGGCCGGCTGCGCCACCGTCGAAGCGCCCAAGGTGGACATGCACCCGGCGCCGGCACAGCCCGTCGCCGTCGCGCCGCTGCCGCTGCCGACCACCGGCGCGATCTTCAACGCCGCCAGCCACCGCCCGCTGTTCGAGGACCGCCGTGCCCGCCTGGCTGGCGACACCTTGACGATCCAGATCGAGGAGACGGTGACGGCCAGCCAGCAGTCCACCACCAACGTGGCGCGCAACGGCACGCTGTCAGGCGGCGTGACGGGGCTGCCCTATGCGTCGAAGAAGCTGCTGGGCAACCTCAACGTCGGCGCCAACTCCGACCTGAGCAACAAGGCGGACGGCAAGACCGACAGCAACAACACCTTCACCGGCACCATCACCGTCACCGTGCAGCAGGTGCTGCCCAATGGCAACCTGCTGGTGTCCGGCGAGAAGCAGATCGGCGTCAACCAGAACGTCGACGTGATGCGCTTTTCCGGCATCGTCAACCCCACGACCATCCGCGTGGGCAACATGGTCAGCTCCACCCAGGTCGCCGATGCGCGCCTGGAGCAGCGCGGCCGCGGCGACGTCGGCAAGGCCCAGGGCCTGGGCTGGTTGTCGCGCTTCTTCATGAGCATCGCGCCGGTGTGATGGCGATGCGCAGGCACATCCGGCAGGTCCTGCTGGCGCTGCTCGCGGCGGCTTTCGTCGCTGCGCCCGCGCTGGCCGCCACGGCCTTGCTGCTGTTCACCAACCCGGCTGCCGCCGCCGTCGCGGTCGCCGGCGGCGGCAGCGAGCGCATCCGCGACCTCGCCACCGTGTCCGGCGTGCGCGTGAACCAGCTCATTGGCTACGGCGTGGTCGTGGGCCTGGACGGCAGCGGCGACGCCACCAACCAGGTGCAGTTCACCGGCCAGAGCGTGCAGTCGCTGCTGTCGCAGTTCGGCGTCACCCTGCCGCCGGGCGTCACGCCGCAGATGAAGAACGTGGCGGCGGTGATGGTGACGGCGGCGCTGCCCGCCTTCGCGCAGCCGGGCCAGAACATCGACATCACCGTCTCGTCGCTGGGCAACGCGCGCAGCCTGCGCGGCGGCACGCTGATGCTGACGCCGCTGCGCGGCGCCGACGGCGAGATCTACGCCATGGCGCAAGGCAGCCTGGTGATCGGCGGCGCCGGTGCTTCCGCGGGCGGCAGCAAGGTCGCCATCAACCACCTGCTGGCGGGCCGCGTGCCCGGCGGCGCCACGGTGGAACGCGCGGTGGCCAACAAGGCGCTGGAAGCGGGCGACATCCACCTGGAATTGAACCAGACCGATTTCTCCACCGCGCAGCTGATGGCCGAAGCGATCAACAAGACGCTGAAGCAGGAGGTCGCTGAGCCGCTGGACGCGCGCGTCGTGCGCGTGCGCTTCCCCGGCCAGGGCAGCCGCGTGCGCTTCATCGCCGACCTCGAGAACATCGAAGTGGCGCTGGCCGCGCCGCCGGCCAAGGTGATCGTCAATGCACGCACCGGCTCCGTCGTCATCAACCAGTCGGTGCGCCTGGGCGCCTGCGCGGTGGCGCACGGCAACCTGTCGGTGACGGTGTCCAGCACGCCGGTGGTGAGCCAGCCCGCGCCGCTGACGACCGGCGGCCAGACCGTGGTGGCCGAGAAGGCGGACATCCGCATCCAGCAAGGCCCCGGCACGCTGTTCGCCATGCCGCAGGCGGCCGAGCTGGCCGACGTCGTGAAGTCGCTGAACGCGCTGGGCGCGAGCGCGCAGGACCTGATCGGCATCCTGCAGGCGCTGAAGGCGGCGGGCGCCTTGAAGGCGGACCTGGAGATCATCTGATGGACGCGGTTGGCAGCAACAACAGCACTTCGCCGGACCAGCGCGCGCTCGATTCGCTGCGCAGCCAGGCTGCGCGCGACCCGCGCGGCGCGGCGCGCCAGACGGCGGTGCAGTTCGAGTCGCTGTTCAACCAGATGGTGCTGAAAAGCATGCGCGACGCCACGCCGCAGACCGAGACTTCGCAGGGGCAGGAGACCTTCACCGCGATGCTGGACCAGCAGTTCTCGCGCCAGCTCGCCGGCCGCCCCGGCGGCCTGGCCGACATGCTGGAAAAGCAGCTGACGCAGCACATGCAGAAGCTGCCGGAAGCGGCGCCTGCCAACCTGAACCCGCCGGTGCCGGACAACCTCACGGCCACGACGCCGGCCGCGCCGGCGCAAGCCACCGCGCCCGCGACCGCGCCCACGCCGCGCAACCGCGCCGAAGCCTTCCTGCAGCAGATGCTGCCCTACGCGCAGGAAGCGGAGCGCCAGACCGGCGTGCCGGCCTCCTTCATCCTGGGCCAGGCCGGCCTGGAATCTGGCTGGGGCAAGGGCGAGATCCGCAACCCGGACGGCAGCAACTCGTACAACCTGTTCGGCATCAAGGCCACGCGTGGCTGGGAAGGCGCAAGCACCAGCGTGACCACCACCGAATACGCCGGCGGCAATGCGTACAAGCACAAGGCGGCCTTCCGCAGCTACGGCTCGTATTCCGAGGCCTTCGCCGATTACGCGCGCCTCTTGGCCAGCCATCCGCGCTACGGCAACGTGGTGCGCCAGGCCGGCACGGCCGAAGCCTTCGCCGGCGGCATGCAGCGTGCCGGCTACGCCACCGACCCGCATTACGCGAGCAAGCTGGCGCGCACGATCCACATGGCGCAGTCGCTGCAGCGCGCGACGCCGACCTGAGGACGCACGCATGACTTCGCTGCTGAACATCGGAAGCCGCGCGCTGACCGCGGCGCAGGGCTCGCTGTCCACCGTCTCGCACAACATCGCCAACGCCAACACCGTGGGCTACTCGCGCCAGCAGGCGCAACTGGCGACGGCGGGCGGGCAGTACACCGGCAGCGGCTTCTTCGGCAACGGCGTCGACCTGACCGGCGTGCGCCGTCAGTACGACCAGTTCCTCACCGGCGCCGTGCAATCGGCCGCGTCCACCAGCGCCGCCGACGCGACGCGGGCGAGCGGCTTGCAGGCGCTGGACTCGGTGTTCGGCAACAGCGATCTCGGCATCGGTTCGGCTATCGACGACTTTTTCGGCGCCGCGGGCGACCTGGCCAACCGGCCGTCCGACCTGTCGGCGCGGCAGGTGTTCGTGGCGCGCGCCAGCCAACTGGCGCAGCGCATCACCAGCGTGGGCTCGCAGATCGCGGCGCTGTCGAATGAAGCAGACAGCCGGCTCGCATCCGACGCGACGCAGGCCAACGGCAAGATCGCCGAGATCGCCAAGCTCAACGCCTCCATCGCGCTGGGCCTGGCCCAGGGCCAGTCGCCCAACGACCTGCTGGACCAGCGCGATGCCGCGGTGCAGGCGCTGGGCGGCTTCCTGTCCGTGAACAGCGTCGCGCAGGACGACGGCACCATCAATCTCTTCACCGCTGACGGCTCGCCGCTGCTGGTGGGACAGCAGCAGGCGAAGCTGGCTTCCGTGACGGACCCGAACAATGCTTCGCAGCATGCGATCCAGCTGACGCTGGGCACGACCTCGAAGACCATGGACGGCGCGGCGCTGGGCGGCGGCAGCCTGGCCGGCGCGATGCGGCTGCGTGACGAGGACTATCCGGCCGCATTGAACCAGGTCGGACGCATCGCGCAGGTGCTGGCCGGCGCGGTCAATGCGCAGCAGGCCGCCGGCGTGGACATGGACGGCAAGGCCGGCGCGGCGCTGTTCACGGTGCCCGGACCGACGACGCTCTCCGCCTCGACCAACACCGGCAGCGGCGCGCTGGGCGCGACCGTCGCCGACGCCAGTGCGCTGCAGGCCAGCGACTACCAGGTCAGCTGGGACGGCAGCGCCTACCAGGTGAAGCGGCTGGCCGATGGCCAGGTGCAGGGCTTCAGCAGCCTGCCTGCCACACTGGACGGCTTGCAGTTCACGGCGAGCGGCACACCGGCCGCGGGTGACCATTGGGAAGTGCGGCCCTTCGCGGCGGCGGCCACCGGCATCAGCGCGAACTCGCTGTCGGCGCGCCAGGTGGCGACCGGTATGGCGGCCACCGTGCAGGCGGCCGCCGGCAACACCGGCGGCGCGACGGCCAGCAACTTCGCGATCACGCGCACGTCCAGCGACAACACGCTGCCGGTCACGATCACCTTCAACAATCCGCCCACGAGTTTCAACGTCACCGGCCTCGCGGGCGGCAACCTCGCCAACGTGCCATATACGCCGGGGCAGCAGGTGCCGGCGGCGCCCGCCGACTACAACGGCTGGTCGATCACCTTGCAGGGCACGCCGGCCGCGGGCGACGCGTTCAACGTCGCGCCGACCACCAACCCCGGCGCCGACAACCGCAACGCGCTGGCCCTGAGTGCGCTCGCACAAGCGGGCCTCGCCGCCGGCGCGACCTTGAACGAAAGCTATGCGGCGCTGGTGGGCGACGTCGGCAGCCGCGTGCAGGCCGGCCAGGCCGAAGCCGACGTCTCGCAGAAGCTGCAGAGCGACGCCGTCTCGCGGCAGCAGAACCTGGCCGGCGTCAACCTCGACGAGGAAGCGGCCGACATGCTGCGCTTCCAGCAGGCCTACCAGGCCTCGGCCCGCATCATCCAGACCAGCCAGACCCTGTTCGAGGCGCTGCTGTCCGCCACCACCCGCTGAACCAAACCATGCGCGTCCCCACCCTCCAGACGTCCCGCGCCAGCCTGCAGGTGCTGCAGCAGCGCGAAGCCGAACAGGCCAAGCTGCAGACGCAGATCTCCAGCGGCGTGCGGGTGCAGACGCCGGGCGACGACCCGGTGGCCGCGGCCCAGGCCGAACTGGCTCGCTCGCGCCTGGCGCACATCGCGCAGGACCAGCGCGCCACGCAGCTCTCCACCAGCACCTTGCAGGCCGCCGACGGCGCGCTGTCGCAAGGCGTGGACGAGCTGCAAAGCGCGCGCGAAGCGCTGGTGGCCGCGGGCAACGGCAGCTACACGGCCAGCGACCGCCAGGCGCTCGCGCAGCAGCTGCGCGCCACGCGCGACCAGCTGCTGGCCGTGGCCAACACTTCGGATGGCGCGGGCGGCTACGTGTTCGGCGGCCAGGGCGTGACCAGCGCGCCTTTCAGCGCCGATGGCTCGGGCTACACCGCGGCCGCGGGCACGCAGCGCGTCGGCGAGGCAGGGCGCTTCGCCAGCACGGTCGACGGCCGCGCCGCCTTCCTTGCATTGCCCCAGGGCAATGGCGTGTTCACCACGGCATCCGCGTCCGCCAACACCGGCAGCGGCTGGATCTCCAGCGGCTCGGTGAGCGATGCGACGCAGCTCACCGGCCACTCCTATGCCGTCACCGTGGCCGGCAGCGCGGGAGCACAGACTTACTCGGTGACCGACACGACCTCGGGCGCCACGGTCGCAAGCGCCCAGCCCTTCACCGCCGGTGCGGACATCGAGGTACAAGGCCAGCGTTTCGCGATCTCCGGCACGCCGGCCGCGGGCGACAGCTTCACCCTGGCGCCGGCGGGGCAGCAGAGCGTGTTCTCCACCTTGGACGATGCGATCTCGCTGCTGGAAGACAACTCGGTCACTTCTTCCGCTTACAACGAACGGCTGCAGCGCGTGCAGTCCGGCGTCGACCGGGCGCTCGATGGCATGCAGCTGGCGCGCTCGCGCACGGCCGAAGAGATGCGTGTGGTCGATGGCGCCACCGCCACGGGCCAGCAGGGCCAGATCGATGCCAGCGGGCGCCTGAAGGACCTGACGGAGCTGGACATGGCGCAGGGCATCTCGCAGATGCAGAACGGCCAGACGGCGTATGAGGCGGCCTTGCGCAGTTATGCGGCGTTGGGGAAGACCTCGCTGTTCGACTTGATTTCGTAACCCCAGCCCTTCACGTCAACGCCTGCCGCAGCAGCGTGGCCACCCCCGCCGGCTGCAGGTGCAGCAGCTGCGCCGCCTCCTCCAGGTCCTTGGCCGGCGCCCCGCGATCCGCGAGCCGCGTTGCCAAGGCCACGATCCGCGGCCCCGGCGCGTCGCCTTGTGGCGGCCCGGCCAGGCGGCGCAGGTTGTCGGCAATCTCCCAGCGTTCCAGCAAGGCCGCGCCCAGCTCCGCCAGCGGCAGGTCCGCGGGCGCCTCGCCCGGCGCCACATGCCAGATCAGCAGCGCCGCGCAATCGTGCAGCAAGGCCGCCAGGTGCACCGCCTCCACGTCGTCCTCGCCGCGATGGATGGCAAAGGCCGCGGCAATCCGCGCCGCCGCGCGCGCGTGCTGCACGATGCCGTGCACCGCGCTGCGGCCCTGGCTGTCCAGCGCGTCTTCCAGCACCGGCAGGCCCGCGCATTCGCGGAAAAAGGGATCGATGCCGGTCAGCACCAGCGCCGCGGTCACGCCTTCCACCTGCGTGCCGCGATGGGCCTGCCGGCGTGCGGCCGCGCGCAAGACCCGCAGGCAAAGCAGCGGGTCGCGCAGCGCGATGGCGGCGAGCGAGTGGGCGTCGGTTTCGTCGGGGCGGCGGGCGCGGGCGGACAAGGCCAGGGCGCTGGCCCGCAGCACGGGCAGGTCGACCGCGGCCAGGCGGTCGGCCCAGGCGGCGAGGTCTGGGTGGACAGGCATTCTGCTTTTATCGGCAGCGGCGCCGCGAACCTGAGGCCGCGCCTCAGGCGCCAGCCATCCGCGCGCGCAGGCGCTCCAGCAGCGCGGCGGCGTGGGTCTTCACCCGTTCCAGGTCCGCGGCCAGGTTGGCCTGCGGCTCGGCGACGATCGCGTTCTCCTCCAGCCCCCGGCAGGCGTGCCGCAGCTCGGTGGCGCCCAGCGTCTGCGCGGCGCCCATCACGCGGTGCGCGAGCCGCGCCACCTCGCGCGTGTCGTAGGCGTCGGTGGCGGCCTGCAGCTGCGCCAGGTCCTCCTCGTTGGCCTGCAGGAACTCTTCGAGGATGCGGCCTTCCAGCTGGCGGTCGCCGCCGCTGATCAACTCCAGCAGCGCGCCGTCGAACGGACCGTCGGCGGCGCGCGCCTGGTCCGCCGGCGCGACGTGGCCGGCGCCGTCCGGCAGCGGCAGCCAGTGTTCCAGCTGCTGCAGCAGCTCGGGCAGCGCAACCGGCTTGAACAGGCAGCCGTCCATGCCGGCCGCGGCCACGCGCGCCGGCTCGTCGTGCAGCACGTTGGCCGTGCAGGCGAGGATGGGCGTGCGAGGCCGCCCGGCCGCTTCTTCCAGCCGGCGGATGGCGCGCGCGAGCTCGTAGCCGTTCATGTGGGGCATGGCGCTGTCGGTGAGCACCAGGCCGATGCGCCGCGACTGCCACAGCGCCAGCCCCTGCACGCCGTCTTCGGCGACGAGCACGCCGTAGCCCAGCGTGGCCACCTGGCGCGACAGCACGACGCGGTTGGTCGGGTGGTCGTCCACGACCAGCACGAGCGTGCCCTCGGCCTCCGCGACCTCCGCCGGCGGGGCGGCGCGGCGCGCGATCAGCGTGGCGTGCAGGCGGCGCTGGGCTGCGTCGGCCACGGCTTCGGCGCCCATGGCCGCCGGGTCCGCCAGCGGCAGGTCCAGCTCCAGTGTCATCTGCGTGCCGCGGCCCGGCGTGCTGCGCATCTGCACCGTGCCGCCCATCTGCTCGGCGAGGTTGCGGCTGATGGCCAGGCCCAGGCCGCTGCCGCCATAGGTGCTGGCGATGCGGGGCGCGCCCTGCTCGAAGGGCTGGAACAGCTGCGGGATGGTGTCCGGCGGCACGCCGATGCCGGTGTCGATGACGGTGAGCCGCAAGCGCTCGATGGACACGTGCCGCTCCAGCAGCTCCACCTGCACGTGCACGCCGCCGGTCTCGGTGAACTTGACGGCGTTGCTGAGGAAGTTGTTGAGGATCTGGCCCACGCGGACCGGATCGAACACGTGCATCGGCGCGACCCGCGGGTCGACCGAGTATTCGAGCTGCAGGCCCTGCGCCAGCGCCATGCCGCTGTGCACTTCGCAGGCGCGCCGCACCACGTCGCGCAGCGACGCCGGCACCGGGTCCAGCGTGAGCCGGCCTTCCTCGCCCTTCGAGAAATCCAGGATGTCGTCGATGATGCGCAGCAGCGCCGTGCTGGACTCGCGGATCATGGCGACGGTGGAGCGCTGCTCGCCGTCCAGGCGCGACAGCCCCAGCAGCTCCAGCAGGCCCAGCACGCCGGTCATGGGCGTGCGGATTTCGTGGCTCATGGTGGCCAGGAAACTGCCCTTGGCCCGGCTCGCGCGCCGCGCCTCCTCGGTCGCTTCGCGCAGGGCGCGCTCCATCTGCTTCTGCTCGGTGATGTCGGTCCAGTGGCCGGTCCACAGCAGCGTGCCGTCGCCGCGCCGGCGCAGGCGCGCGTGCTTGTGCACCCAGCGCTCGGCCGCGCCGTCGTGCGGCGGCCGCACGCGGTAAATGACGTCCAGCGGCTGCAGCGTCTGTTCCGACACGTAGAGCGCCTCCGCCACGCGCTGCCGGTCCTCGTCTGCCACGCTCTCCAGGGCCGCGGCCTGGTCGGCCAGCAGTTCCTCCGCGTGCAGGCCGCGCGAGGTGTAGGAGCCCTTGCCTACGTAGATGAAGCGGCGCCGGCCGTCGAGGTCGGTGACCATCTGCCAGACCGTGGTGGGCAGGTTCTCCACCAGGTCCGTCATCTGGCGCTCGGTGCGGCGGCGCCGCTTGGCCTCGCGCATGGCGAACAGGTAGGCCAGCAGCACCATCAGCGCGAAGACCACGAAGGAGGCCGCCAGCACCAGCGTCGTGCGGCGCTGGCGTTGCACTTCCACCGCCTGGCGCGCCTGCAGCAGGCGCCTCTCCTCGTCCTCGAGCTCGCGGGACAGGTTGCGCATGTTGTCGGCGGTGCTGCGCAGGCGCGCGAGCTGTTCCGGCGGCAACTGCAGCGCGAGCGGCGGCTGCATTTCGCGGGCGACGGCGCGCGTGGCGTCGGCGCGCTCGGCCAGCAGCAGGCCGAGGTCGAGGGAGCGCTGCTGTT
Encoded proteins:
- a CDS encoding flagellar basal body L-ring protein FlgH, producing the protein MKYLPLLTALALAGCATVEAPKVDMHPAPAQPVAVAPLPLPTTGAIFNAASHRPLFEDRRARLAGDTLTIQIEETVTASQQSTTNVARNGTLSGGVTGLPYASKKLLGNLNVGANSDLSNKADGKTDSNNTFTGTITVTVQQVLPNGNLLVSGEKQIGVNQNVDVMRFSGIVNPTTIRVGNMVSSTQVADARLEQRGRGDVGKAQGLGWLSRFFMSIAPV
- the flgL gene encoding flagellar hook-associated protein FlgL gives rise to the protein MRVPTLQTSRASLQVLQQREAEQAKLQTQISSGVRVQTPGDDPVAAAQAELARSRLAHIAQDQRATQLSTSTLQAADGALSQGVDELQSAREALVAAGNGSYTASDRQALAQQLRATRDQLLAVANTSDGAGGYVFGGQGVTSAPFSADGSGYTAAAGTQRVGEAGRFASTVDGRAAFLALPQGNGVFTTASASANTGSGWISSGSVSDATQLTGHSYAVTVAGSAGAQTYSVTDTTSGATVASAQPFTAGADIEVQGQRFAISGTPAAGDSFTLAPAGQQSVFSTLDDAISLLEDNSVTSSAYNERLQRVQSGVDRALDGMQLARSRTAEEMRVVDGATATGQQGQIDASGRLKDLTELDMAQGISQMQNGQTAYEAALRSYAALGKTSLFDLIS
- a CDS encoding flagellar basal body P-ring protein FlgI encodes the protein MAMRRHIRQVLLALLAAAFVAAPALAATALLLFTNPAAAAVAVAGGGSERIRDLATVSGVRVNQLIGYGVVVGLDGSGDATNQVQFTGQSVQSLLSQFGVTLPPGVTPQMKNVAAVMVTAALPAFAQPGQNIDITVSSLGNARSLRGGTLMLTPLRGADGEIYAMAQGSLVIGGAGASAGGSKVAINHLLAGRVPGGATVERAVANKALEAGDIHLELNQTDFSTAQLMAEAINKTLKQEVAEPLDARVVRVRFPGQGSRVRFIADLENIEVALAAPPAKVIVNARTGSVVINQSVRLGACAVAHGNLSVTVSSTPVVSQPAPLTTGGQTVVAEKADIRIQQGPGTLFAMPQAAELADVVKSLNALGASAQDLIGILQALKAAGALKADLEII
- the flgJ gene encoding flagellar assembly peptidoglycan hydrolase FlgJ gives rise to the protein MDAVGSNNSTSPDQRALDSLRSQAARDPRGAARQTAVQFESLFNQMVLKSMRDATPQTETSQGQETFTAMLDQQFSRQLAGRPGGLADMLEKQLTQHMQKLPEAAPANLNPPVPDNLTATTPAAPAQATAPATAPTPRNRAEAFLQQMLPYAQEAERQTGVPASFILGQAGLESGWGKGEIRNPDGSNSYNLFGIKATRGWEGASTSVTTTEYAGGNAYKHKAAFRSYGSYSEAFADYARLLASHPRYGNVVRQAGTAEAFAGGMQRAGYATDPHYASKLARTIHMAQSLQRATPT
- the flgG gene encoding flagellar basal-body rod protein FlgG, producing the protein MLRSLSIAKTGLEAQQTQLDAITHNLANVGTNGYKRSRAVFEDLMYQNIRQAGGPSTAETQLPTGLQLGSGVRTVATSRNFTQGSLSQTGNQLDLAINGQGFFQVQMPDGSTAYTRDGSFQLDAQGQIVTNAGYTLNPGITVPANAQSITIGKDGIVSVTMPSQAAPQQVGQLQLVNFMNPAGLDPRGGNLFAETAASGTPQSGNPGANGLGALNQGMVESSNVNVVEELVAMIQTQRSYEINSKAIQTSDQMLQRLTQL
- the flgK gene encoding flagellar hook-associated protein FlgK, with the protein product MTSLLNIGSRALTAAQGSLSTVSHNIANANTVGYSRQQAQLATAGGQYTGSGFFGNGVDLTGVRRQYDQFLTGAVQSAASTSAADATRASGLQALDSVFGNSDLGIGSAIDDFFGAAGDLANRPSDLSARQVFVARASQLAQRITSVGSQIAALSNEADSRLASDATQANGKIAEIAKLNASIALGLAQGQSPNDLLDQRDAAVQALGGFLSVNSVAQDDGTINLFTADGSPLLVGQQQAKLASVTDPNNASQHAIQLTLGTTSKTMDGAALGGGSLAGAMRLRDEDYPAALNQVGRIAQVLAGAVNAQQAAGVDMDGKAGAALFTVPGPTTLSASTNTGSGALGATVADASALQASDYQVSWDGSAYQVKRLADGQVQGFSSLPATLDGLQFTASGTPAAGDHWEVRPFAAAATGISANSLSARQVATGMAATVQAAAGNTGGATASNFAITRTSSDNTLPVTITFNNPPTSFNVTGLAGGNLANVPYTPGQQVPAAPADYNGWSITLQGTPAAGDAFNVAPTTNPGADNRNALALSALAQAGLAAGATLNESYAALVGDVGSRVQAGQAEADVSQKLQSDAVSRQQNLAGVNLDEEAADMLRFQQAYQASARIIQTSQTLFEALLSATTR
- the flgE gene encoding flagellar hook protein FlgE produces the protein MSFQQGISGLNAASRSLEVIGNNIASANTVGAKSARAEFADIYANAALHELSSASGMGVRVAAVTQQFAQGSVKTTDNPLDMAINGRGFFQVSTPGTRDAAYTRDGEFQMDNQGYVVTNQGLRLQGYAVDATGKTNGTTGDIQLPTQGIAPKVSSTASVALNLDGRTAAPTATTPAFAMADTSSYTSSTAMNVYDQQGNEHVLSLYFRRTATDNQWEVYTALDGAGVPAAAAGATQQPAGQLTFGADGKIDTTQSGTLSGGTLTAGDLGLNLPFPTSTLPVAGAASTTSAPLALGFGDSTQFGSAFGVTAVSQDGYAAGQLSGFAVDSNGMVQARYSNGKTLPAAQVALADFRNEQGLAPVGGNLWKATPASGQAAISAPGSANLGVLQGGAVEESNVDLTQQLVDMITAQRAYQANAQTIKTEDQMMQTLVNLR
- a CDS encoding HDOD domain-containing protein, which produces MPVHPDLAAWADRLAAVDLPVLRASALALSARARRPDETDAHSLAAIALRDPLLCLRVLRAAARRQAHRGTQVEGVTAALVLTGIDPFFRECAGLPVLEDALDSQGRSAVHGIVQHARAAARIAAAFAIHRGEDDVEAVHLAALLHDCAALLIWHVAPGEAPADLPLAELGAALLERWEIADNLRRLAGPPQGDAPGPRIVALATRLADRGAPAKDLEEAAQLLHLQPAGVATLLRQALT
- the flgF gene encoding flagellar basal-body rod protein FlgF, yielding MDRLIYTAASGARALMQRQDALTNNLANANTTGFRADQAVFRAVPVRGDGVPTRVAAVEATAGFDDASGALETTGRPLDVAIQGKGWLAVQAPDGTEAYTRSGSLQVSPDGQLVTASGLPLQGEGGPLTVPPGAAVSITRDGTVSAQPATGPAQTVGKLKLVNPQASELRKGEDGLLRMATGEDAAADDQVRLTPGALEGSNVNVVESMVGMIAASRQYETQMKLLQNAEQNDQRAAQLLAPAR